ATTTTGGAAGGGGCTTCGATAATTGTTGAAACAGATTATAATTTGTCGAAACCTTGATGGGTCGGAAGAAGCCGACTGCTCGTGACGATGAGAACCCGCAACCTGCTGCGGGTGCAAGGTCGAAGAAGAAGGCTGTGGTAATCGAAGACGATGAGTATTCTATTGGAACTGAGCTGTCCGAGGAGTCTCAGGTGCAGGAAGAGAAAGTTGCTGTCACTGGAAAGAAGGGCAAAAAGGGTAATTCAAAAGCTTCAAAGAAGGGCAGGGATGAGGACGACCTCGATGATGTGGGAAAGGGGGACGAGGGCGAAGATGAGGTTCCCCAAGTTGCTGTCACTggaaagaagaagggaaagTCGAAGAAGAGTGGTGGGAATAGTGTGGTCGGCGCTTCGAGTTTTGGGCTGCTTGGAGATGAAGAAGACGGTGTTGATGATGAGAAATCTGGGTTAACCGGTAATGATGAGGAGGATGCTCCAGTGGTGAGTTTTTCTGGCAAGAAGAAGGCTTCAAAATCGTCAAAGAAAACTGGTGATAGTTTGTTTACTGGGTCCCCTTTTGATGCGATTGGTGATGAAGGCGATAGTGATTTTGAGGTTGTTGATGGTTCTGTGGGTAAGAGTGAAGAATATGACGATAGTGAGAATGAAGATGAGCCTGTAATTTCTTTTACGGGGAAGAAGAAGCCATCCAAGGGTGGAAAGAAGGGCGGGAGTGTGTTTGCAGCAGCTAGCTTTGATGTTCTCGATGATGCAGATGAGGATAaggatgaaaagaaagatgaggACGATGAAGTTCTTCAGATTACATTCTCCGGTAAGAAAAAGAAGTCATCAAAGGGCTCAAAGAAGAGCGGTGGTAATTCTTTTAGCTCAGCCCTGCTTGATGAGGGGGATGATGAAGATACTTCAGTATCCGAACCAACTAGAGTTGGTGATGACACagttgatgatgaagatgaatcTGTGATTGCATTCACAGGTAAAAAGAAGTCTTCCAAAAAGAAAGGTAATGATGTTTTTACTGCATTGAGTGAAGATACAGATGTAATTGAACCGGAACAACCAAGTATCGAAACTAATAAAAGCGAAGCTGATGATTCTAAAACTAACAAGAGTAAAGAGGTTCCAGAAACTtcaaaaagtaagaaaaaaaagaagaagagtggACGGACTGCTCAAGAAGAAGATGACTTGGATAAAATTCTTGCTGAGCTAGGTGAGGGTCCTACAACATTGACCCCAGCTGAGGCTACTATGAAAGAGgagaaagttgaggttcaacCTGATCTGGTTGCCCCGGTTGATGCTTCTGGTGAAAAGGAAGGTGAACATGAGACTGTGGAGTCTGCTGCcgcaaagaagaagagaaagaagaaggagaaggaaaaggagaaaaaggcAGCAGTGGCAGCGGGGACTGCTACTGCTCCCGTGGTTACTAAGGATGATAAACAAGAAGAAACCCAAATTGAACCCACAGACCCCAAGAAGAAAGAAGTGAAAGGTAAAGTAGCAGATAAGAAACTTCCAAAACATGTAAGGGAGATGCAGGAGGCTCTTGCTAGGCGACAGGAACTAGAAGAGAGATTGAAAAGGGAAGCAGAGGAGAAACAgaggaaagaagaagaggagcgGCGTAAGCAGGAAGAACTTGAGAGGGAAAGGGAGGCGGCCAGGATTCtgaaaaaggaaagggaaaaggaGAAGCTACAAAGGAAGAGACAGGAAGGCAAGATTTTAACTGCGAAGCAAAAAGAAGAACAACGCAGGCGGGAGGCAATGAGAAACCAGATACTTGCTAATGCTGGGGGTTTGCCTCTCCCTACCACAGACAATGAGAAAAAGGCTAAACGGCCTATGTATcagaaaaagaagacaaaagcAGCACCCATTCATGCAAATGGTGCAGCTTCTGCGAAGCCAGTGGAAAACCTAGAAGAGGGAGACCAGCAGGACACTATCCCCGAGCCAGAGTCTGGGGAATTTGACAAGGTTGAAGATGTAGAGTCACTGGATCTGGAGGATAAATCTGAAGTTGCTGAATCTGTTAAAGAGAATggagtggaagaagaagaagaagaagaagaagatgacgatgatgatCCTTGGGATGTTAAGAGCTTTGATGATGTTAACCTTTCTGTTAAACGTGGATTTTCTGATGAAGAGATTGACTCTGAGCCTGAACCTGTTGCAAAAAAAGACATAAAGAGTTCAGGTGCCAAGCCATCAGTTTCTGCTCAGAAAACCGTTCCTTCTCAACCAATAAAATCTCAGGATGGTGAGGATAAGAAAAAACAACCTGATAATGACGTTGACAAAAGTAAGAAGAAAAGCGTTTCTGTTAAAAAAGAAGCGCCAACTTCTAATGCTGACCCCAAAGAGAGTGGAGATAACCTTCGTTCACCTATTTGTTGCATTATGGGCCATGTTGATACTGGTAAAACTAAGCTGCTGGATTGTATCAGAGGCACAAATGTTCAGGAAGGTGAGGCTGGAGGTATTACTCAGCAGATTGGAGCAACATATTTTCCTGCTGAGAACATTCGTGAGAGGACTAAAGAACTGAAAGCTGATGCGAAGCTGAAGGTCCCTGGTCTGTTGGTCATTGATACCCCCGGGCATGAGTCATTCACTAATTTACGGTCACGGGGCTCAGGTTTATGTGATATTGCTATATTGGTTGTTGACATTATGCATGGCTTAGAGCCTCAGACAATAGAGTCACTCAACCTTTTGAAAATGAGGAATACGGAATTTATTGTTGCACTAAATAAGGTGGGGTTTATGGTCAATTCTACTGTCCAGATCTCTACTACTGTCGGCTcataaatgtttaatttttgttttctggaaTTCAAATTGTTAGGTGGACAGACTCTACGGGTGGAAAACCTGCCGCAATGCACCAATTGTGAAAGCAATGAAGCAACAATCTAAGGATGTACAAAATGAGTTCAATATGAGGCTTGTACAGGTCTTGTGTGCTGCAACTTTGTCTTTAGTTCACTTTATATGTTTGACTTTTGGTGTTTCTAAAATTTCAATTGTTTGTATGGTTTGCCAGATTATCACTCAATTCAAGGAGCAGGGTTTAAATACTGAATTGTATtataagaataaagaaatggGGGAAACCTACAGTATTATTCCTACAAGTGCCATTAGGTATGGCTTGTGGAATAaccttatcttttaatttttagtctCTACTGCAGAGGTTTTTTTTAGTAATTTGCTCTCCACTATGTCCTGAAATATGGGTTTTGAATATCGCAGTGGTGAAGGAATTCCAGATTTGCTATTACTATTGGTTCAGTGGACGCAGAAAACTATGGTTGAGAAACTCACTTTCAGCAATGAAATCCAGGTTTAATATATTTTCACCTTGTTTCCAGTAATGTAAAGGTGCTTAACTGTTTATATGTGAGTTGATGGGAGGCTGTTCTTGTGAACCAGTGTACGGTTTTGGAGGTTAAGGTTGTGGAAGGCCTTGGGACAACAATTGATGTTGTATTGGTTAATGGTGTGCTTCATGAAGGAGATCAAATAGTGGTTTGCGGCATGCAGGCAAGAATCTAAAACCTTTTCTGTGACAATTTTTGTAAAGTCTGACTATTATAAAACTATTTTCAATATTTGCTTTAGAATTGCTGGCAAATGATTGTAGGTAACATGTGATGTATTTTACAcgtaattattattattgataTCAATTTTTTGTCTCTTTTAGGGACCTATTGTTGCTACAATTCGATCTTTATTGACTCCACATCCAATGAAAGAACTTCGTGTGAAGgtaggtttttttcttttcttttcaacttttttctgCTTTTTGTCATGCATTTACAATGAGCTATTTAGTGATTCTGGTGTGAGAATGAAATCTGTTGCTCCCAGTGAAAGTCCACTGAAGAGCAAGTAGAACAgcataaaaaagggaaaatattGATATTATCATAAAATAGAAGGTTCAAAATTTGATATAGGCGAACAAGTAACACACGAGGTACAGGTAAATCCCGGACATCTAAAGAAACAGCAGCCAAACTATTCTGGTGAATCCAAATACATCTCATGTAACATCAGCCAACATATCTGTGAAAAACTCGGTGGAAAGTGAAGCCCACAAGATGCCAAAGTGATTCCTACCCCACAATGGATCTGCTTCATGGTGCATGCACCTCTAAAAATGTCCTGTTCCTAGGTATTGCCATTGGGTGCATTTCCAAAAAACAGTAACAATGCTTAGTTTCAGGTTCAGGTTAAATTGTTTGCCTACGATAGTGCTCCTTATGATTTAAGTGCCGCATGGCTGCGTTGCTTTGGACTTTTCTGTGTGATTACAAGCATTGCATTGTTCCTCAATGCttgtttgatttttgatttttttttttgttttctttttcattttcatttttctttttgtaatttaaaaaaaaagcttttagAGAAGAGTGGCGCTATTCCCACCCCACATTTCCTATTTTCactctacatttgaatattattTATCCCAAATGGACCTGTACATAATAGTACTTTAAAgggagaaaataaaatatgtaaaattacataacacaaaaaatggaaaaatggaagGAAACAAAGATATTGAGGCTAATATGACTGCTAATGGAACCAGGTAGTTTTGTAGAAGAGTGGAAGAGAGCCGAAACTGATGTTTGAATGCTCCTTTTCTATTATAGACAAGTAATgtaaagaaaaatggaattaAGTAATAGCTACAGAAGTAAAGTAGGCATGTTTGGCTGAATTAAGTAATAGCTATAGGAGGGAAGTCCAGCCTGTCCAGAATTGGACCTGCCTGATTCATAAATATCTTTTTTAAACTTGATGGGGGTGAGAAAGGAGGTGAGGGCATTTTGGCAATGCAAATAGTAGACTGATATCTTATAAAACTTGATGGGGGTTAAAAAATATGGAGGGTGGGTTCAGTGCCATTTTCGGATAATTATTCTTGATGAACTAGTTTAGGACAAAATGATGTTTGTAGGAATTCTACGTAGTTTGGATAATGGTTCATTTCGGATTCCAGTTCTGATAACTATTGAATACATTTGGTTTATCAAATATTCGATTTCTTTTCATTGTGCAAATCCAATTCAGTGGGATCTAaggttcacttttttttttttgtccataaaCAACATTCCATGTTGGCATCAGATGACGATTCTATGGATCTTTATTTCAGGGAGCGTATCTGCATCATAGTGAAATCAAGGCTGCACAAGGTATCAAAATTGCAGCACAGGTAAATTTATGTTGAAATCAAGGCCAATCCAGTTCTACCTATCTGAACTCCTGTTGTgagatttgcttgatttttgatgtttgttttATGCAGGGTCTTGAACATGCTATTGCTGGTACTGCCCTACATGTGGTAGGGCCTCATGATGACTTGGAGGATATCAAGGAAACAGCTATGGAAGACATGAAGTCAGTTTTGAATAGAATTGACAAGACTGGTGAGGGAGTTTGCGTACAAGCATCTACTCTAGGTTCCTTGGAAGCATTGCTAGAGTTTTTGAAAACACCAGCCGTAAACATTCCTGTTAGTGGTATTAGCATAGGCCCTGTACACAAAAAGGATGTCATGAAGGCCAGTGTAAtgcttgaaaagaaaaaggagtttGCCACCATCTTGGCATTTGATGTCAAAGTTACGCCAGAGGCCCGAGAAATGGCAGACGATTTAGGTGTGAAGATTTTTATTGCTGATATCATCTATCACTTGTTCGATCAATTTAAGGCATATATTGACAATATTAAGgaggaaaagaagaaggaatCTGCTGATGAAGCTGTCTT
This genomic stretch from Pyrus communis chromosome 2, drPyrComm1.1, whole genome shotgun sequence harbors:
- the LOC137724391 gene encoding eukaryotic translation initiation factor 5B-like — protein: MGRKKPTARDDENPQPAAGARSKKKAVVIEDDEYSIGTELSEESQVQEEKVAVTGKKGKKGNSKASKKGRDEDDLDDVGKGDEGEDEVPQVAVTGKKKGKSKKSGGNSVVGASSFGLLGDEEDGVDDEKSGLTGNDEEDAPVVSFSGKKKASKSSKKTGDSLFTGSPFDAIGDEGDSDFEVVDGSVGKSEEYDDSENEDEPVISFTGKKKPSKGGKKGGSVFAAASFDVLDDADEDKDEKKDEDDEVLQITFSGKKKKSSKGSKKSGGNSFSSALLDEGDDEDTSVSEPTRVGDDTVDDEDESVIAFTGKKKSSKKKGNDVFTALSEDTDVIEPEQPSIETNKSEADDSKTNKSKEVPETSKSKKKKKKSGRTAQEEDDLDKILAELGEGPTTLTPAEATMKEEKVEVQPDLVAPVDASGEKEGEHETVESAAAKKKRKKKEKEKEKKAAVAAGTATAPVVTKDDKQEETQIEPTDPKKKEVKGKVADKKLPKHVREMQEALARRQELEERLKREAEEKQRKEEEERRKQEELEREREAARILKKEREKEKLQRKRQEGKILTAKQKEEQRRREAMRNQILANAGGLPLPTTDNEKKAKRPMYQKKKTKAAPIHANGAASAKPVENLEEGDQQDTIPEPESGEFDKVEDVESLDLEDKSEVAESVKENGVEEEEEEEEDDDDDPWDVKSFDDVNLSVKRGFSDEEIDSEPEPVAKKDIKSSGAKPSVSAQKTVPSQPIKSQDGEDKKKQPDNDVDKSKKKSVSVKKEAPTSNADPKESGDNLRSPICCIMGHVDTGKTKLLDCIRGTNVQEGEAGGITQQIGATYFPAENIRERTKELKADAKLKVPGLLVIDTPGHESFTNLRSRGSGLCDIAILVVDIMHGLEPQTIESLNLLKMRNTEFIVALNKVDRLYGWKTCRNAPIVKAMKQQSKDVQNEFNMRLVQIITQFKEQGLNTELYYKNKEMGETYSIIPTSAISGEGIPDLLLLLVQWTQKTMVEKLTFSNEIQCTVLEVKVVEGLGTTIDVVLVNGVLHEGDQIVVCGMQGPIVATIRSLLTPHPMKELRVKGAYLHHSEIKAAQGIKIAAQGLEHAIAGTALHVVGPHDDLEDIKETAMEDMKSVLNRIDKTGEGVCVQASTLGSLEALLEFLKTPAVNIPVSGISIGPVHKKDVMKASVMLEKKKEFATILAFDVKVTPEAREMADDLGVKIFIADIIYHLFDQFKAYIDNIKEEKKKESADEAVFPCVLKIMPNCVFNKKDPIILGVDVLDGILKVGTPICIPQRDFISIGRIASIENNHKPVDMAKKGSKLAIKIIGSNSEEQQKMFGRHFEIDDELVSQISRNSIDVLKVNYRDELSMDEWKLLVKLKKLFEIP